One genomic segment of candidate division WOR-3 bacterium includes these proteins:
- a CDS encoding TetR/AcrR family transcriptional regulator, with the protein MKKDKEKVKEKILTIAEEMFLKKGFFPTTVDEIAKQAKIAKGTVYLYFPTKESIYLALFENKLKMGIEILERVKDMPISAKEKISLIFDEWFSKIKKAKGFSSFLT; encoded by the coding sequence ATGAAGAAAGATAAGGAGAAAGTAAAAGAGAAAATTTTAACTATTGCTGAGGAGATGTTTTTAAAGAAAGGATTTTTTCCAACCACGGTTGATGAGATTGCGAAACAGGCAAAAATAGCAAAAGGAACGGTCTATCTCTATTTTCCAACAAAAGAAAGTATCTATTTAGCCCTTTTTGAGAATAAGTTAAAAATGGGGATAGAGATATTAGAAAGGGTAAAAGATATGCCGATTAGTGCGAAAGAGAAAATCTCTTTGATTTTTGACGAATGGTTTTCTAAGATTAAAAAGGCAAAAGGTTTTTCCAGTTTTCTTAC